A portion of the Bubalus kerabau isolate K-KA32 ecotype Philippines breed swamp buffalo chromosome 1, PCC_UOA_SB_1v2, whole genome shotgun sequence genome contains these proteins:
- the LOC129625450 gene encoding adenosine kinase-like, which translates to MTAISENILFGMGNPLLDITAVVDKDFLDKYSLKPNDQILAEEKHKELFDELVKKFKVEYHAGGSTQNSIKVAQWMIQQPHKAATFFGCIGIDKFGEILKEKAAEAHVDAHYYEQNEQPTGTCAACITGDNRSLVANLAAANCYKKEKHLDMEKNWILVDKARVYYIAGFFLTVSPESILKVAHHASENNRIFTLNLSAPFISQFYKESLMKVMPFVDILFGNEMEAATFAREQGFETEDIKEIARKAQALPKVNSKRQRIVIFTQGREDTIVATESEVTAFAVLDQDQKEIVDTNGAGDAFVGGFLSQLVSDKPLTECIRAGHYAASVIIRRTGCTFPEKPNFH; encoded by the coding sequence ATGACGGCCATCAGTGAAAATATTCTCTTTGGAATGGGAAATCCTCTTCTTGACATCACTGCTGTAGTGGATAAGGATTTCCTTGATAAGTATTCTCTTAAACCTAATGACCAGATTTTGGCTGAAGAGAAACATAAGGAACTGTTTGATGAACTTGTAAAAAAATTCAAAGTTGAATATCATGCGGGTGGCTCTACCCAGAATTCAATTAAAGTGGCCCAGTGGATGATTCAGCAGCCACACAAAGCAGCAACATTTTTTGGATGCATTGGGATAGATAAATTTGGGGAGATCCTGAAGGAAAaagctgctgaagcccatgtggaTGCTCACTACTATGAACAGAATGAGCAGCCAACAGGAACTTGTGCTGCGTGCATCACCGGTGACAACAGATCACTTGTAGCTAATCTTGCTGCTGCCAACtgttacaaaaaggaaaaacatcttGATATGGAGAAAAACTGGATATTGGTAGACAAAGCAAGAGTTTATTATATAGCAGGTTTTTTCCTCACAGTTTCTCCAGAGTCGATTTTAAAAGTGGCTCACCATGCttctgaaaacaacagaattttcaCTTTGAATCTGTCTGCACCATTTATTAGTCAGTTCTACAAGGAATCATTGATGAAAGTTATGCCTTTTGTTGACATACTTTTTGGAAACGAGATGGAAGCTGCCACTTTTGCCAGAGAGCAAGGCTTTGAGACTGAAGACATTAAAGAAATAGCGAGAAAGGCACAGGCTCTGCCAAAAGTCAACTCAAAGAGGCAGCGCATTGTGATTTTCACCCAAGGGAGAGAGGACACCATAGTGGCtacagaaagtgaagtcaccgcTTTTGCTGTCTTGGATCAAGACCAGAAAGAAATTGTTGATACCAATGGAGCTGGAGATGCATTTGTTGGAGGTTTTCTGTCCCAGCTGGTCTCTGACAAGCCCCTCACTGAATGCATCCGTGCCGGCCACTATGCTGCCAGTGTCATAATTAGGAGGACTGGCTGCACCTTTCCCGAGAAGCCCAACTTCCACTGA